In Cytobacillus oceanisediminis, the following proteins share a genomic window:
- a CDS encoding bifunctional cystathionine gamma-lyase/homocysteine desulfhydrase, whose translation MRKKTQMIHGGISRDEHTGAVSIPVHHASTFKQDGVGNFVYEYARTGNPTRHALEELIKDLEGGYRGFAFGSGMAAISSVMHLFSTGDHVIFTDDVYGGSYRLVTKVLSKYNVDVTFVDTSDSAAVEAAIKENTKAIYVETPTNPLLKITDLAGISKLAKSKNLLMIVDNTFSTPYWQNPIELGADIVLHSATKYIGGHSDVVAGLVVVNSEQLAADMHFIQNSIGAVLGPQDSWLLIRGIRTLAIRMEEIEENAKRVAHFLSDHPQVSKVYYPGFKDHKGYDIHSKQARGFGGMISFDAGTGEKAEEVLKKVKYFTLAESLGAVESLISLPAKMTHASIPRERRLELGIKDGLIRISVGLEDAEDLIEDLQSAL comes from the coding sequence ATGAGAAAGAAAACACAAATGATTCACGGCGGCATCTCCAGAGATGAACATACAGGTGCTGTCTCCATACCTGTCCACCATGCCAGTACGTTTAAACAAGATGGTGTGGGAAATTTTGTTTATGAGTACGCAAGAACAGGGAATCCGACCAGGCATGCTCTTGAGGAATTAATAAAGGATCTGGAAGGCGGATACCGAGGCTTTGCTTTCGGTTCGGGCATGGCGGCTATCTCTTCTGTAATGCACTTATTTTCAACAGGAGATCATGTTATTTTCACAGATGATGTGTATGGCGGATCTTATCGCTTAGTGACAAAGGTCTTATCTAAATATAATGTAGATGTAACCTTTGTGGATACAAGTGATTCGGCTGCTGTAGAGGCGGCGATAAAGGAAAATACAAAGGCTATCTATGTTGAGACGCCAACGAATCCATTGCTGAAGATTACAGACTTGGCCGGAATCTCCAAACTGGCCAAATCCAAGAATCTGCTTATGATTGTGGATAATACCTTCAGTACCCCTTACTGGCAAAATCCGATTGAATTGGGTGCAGATATAGTCCTGCATAGTGCCACCAAATATATAGGCGGACATAGTGATGTTGTTGCCGGGCTGGTTGTGGTGAATTCCGAACAGCTCGCAGCAGATATGCATTTCATCCAAAATTCAATCGGTGCTGTTCTCGGACCGCAGGATAGCTGGCTATTAATCAGGGGAATTCGGACACTGGCCATTCGGATGGAGGAAATTGAAGAAAATGCGAAAAGGGTGGCACATTTTCTTTCCGATCATCCGCAGGTTTCAAAGGTTTATTATCCAGGATTTAAAGATCATAAAGGGTATGACATTCACTCGAAGCAGGCACGGGGCTTTGGCGGAATGATTTCCTTTGATGCCGGAACCGGTGAAAAGGCAGAAGAGGTGCTGAAAAAAGTAAAATATTTTACACTGGCAGAAAGTTTGGGAGCAGTTGAAAGCCTGATTTCCCTTCCAGCCAAAATGACGCATGCATCGATTCCGAGAGAACGTCGTTTGGAATTAGGAATTAAAGATGGCCTAATTCGCATTTCGGTTGGCCTGGAAGATGCTGAAGATTTAATTGAGGATTTGCAGTCAGCATTATAG
- a CDS encoding general stress protein, with protein sequence MALVKEFSTINEAVQAANSLHGRGVAENEVFVLAHDDSITDTVADHSEAKKIGVDETGLGTAFKNMFQSQGDELRTKMEEIGLSQAEAESYEKTLDKGKILLICKDDNQSSFLGY encoded by the coding sequence ATGGCATTAGTAAAAGAGTTTAGCACAATTAATGAAGCTGTTCAGGCGGCCAATTCTTTGCATGGCAGAGGTGTCGCAGAAAATGAAGTGTTCGTTCTTGCACATGATGATAGCATAACAGATACGGTAGCCGACCACTCTGAAGCTAAAAAAATTGGCGTGGATGAAACTGGGCTGGGGACAGCTTTCAAAAACATGTTCCAAAGCCAGGGAGATGAACTCCGTACTAAAATGGAGGAAATTGGACTATCTCAAGCTGAGGCAGAATCATATGAAAAAACGCTTGATAAAGGCAAAATTCTGCTGATTTGCAAAGATGATAACCAAAGCAGCTTCTTAGGATACTAA
- a CDS encoding class I SAM-dependent DNA methyltransferase encodes MGREFVDLFDHWAESYDQAVTGKDLEYQEVFLNYEQILNEVADLVNGNVVEFGTGTGNLSQKLLEKGCSVVGVEPSAAMRKIASKKMPHLTLLDGDFLNFQLIGPIDAFVSSYAFHHLEDSEKANAISKYSTLLSTGGKVVFADTVFGSKDEKETFIHEAKKKHYLSLAQDLETEYYTTIPILERMFHSNGFSVEFKQLNRYVWLIEAEKL; translated from the coding sequence ATGGGCCGTGAATTTGTAGATTTGTTTGACCATTGGGCAGAATCCTATGATCAGGCTGTAACGGGTAAAGACCTTGAATATCAAGAGGTGTTTTTGAATTATGAACAAATTCTCAATGAAGTTGCCGATCTTGTTAATGGAAATGTGGTGGAATTTGGTACAGGTACGGGGAACTTATCTCAAAAGCTCCTGGAGAAAGGCTGTTCAGTAGTCGGAGTGGAACCTTCTGCTGCCATGCGGAAAATAGCAAGCAAAAAAATGCCTCATCTCACATTATTAGATGGTGATTTCTTAAACTTTCAATTGATTGGCCCCATAGATGCCTTCGTCAGCTCCTACGCATTCCATCATTTAGAAGACAGCGAAAAAGCCAATGCCATCTCTAAATACAGCACCCTCCTTTCAACTGGCGGAAAAGTTGTTTTTGCCGATACTGTCTTTGGAAGCAAGGACGAAAAAGAGACTTTTATCCACGAAGCTAAAAAAAAACATTACCTCAGCCTGGCGCAAGACCTGGAAACAGAATACTATACAACCATCCCCATATTAGAAAGAATGTTTCATTCCAATGGATTCTCTGTTGAGTTTAAGCAGCTAAATCGATATGTGTGGCTTATAGAAGCAGAGAAACTTTAG
- a CDS encoding aromatic amino acid hydroxylase — translation MKKSIPLHLRPFTAQQHYNAYSPIDHAVWRYVMRQNHHFLEDIAHEAFTSGLKASGISIDSIPRVSEMNNHLDKIGWGAVIVDGLIPGTAFFDFQAHGILPIATDIRQKTNIEYTPAPDILHEAAGHAPILFDETYSEFVKLIGNIGANAFATKEEHDVFEATRHLSIVMESPASTEVEIVAAKQRLKEKQQLVKGLSEAEQISRIFWWTVEFGLIGDLQQPKIFGAGLLSSVGESKHCLSDQVMKRRFTIEDAINTSYDVTSMQTQLFVCESFEQLIEEVTRFGESMAFRKGGTKAIEKAIASSQVAHIELNSGIQITGLFTDIMKDAEGEAIYVKTSGPSALSIQNEQINHHGPDIHNEGFGAPIGKLAGGIKLENQTEQSLKKLGIEMNKMMQITFESGVEISGHVTNLLFNHDSLVLISLEECLVKKGEEILFHPTWGTYDLAVGSQIVSARPIAADYAAYHGESVINEESPKEGTTLTPLEELYAEVRQIRETNFPQDVLLQSVIGKILDEFPEEWLLQLEVLELLEKHDKESPLKKLLLDQLEKLSREERYVRLIQNGLDVIFDRRHVTV, via the coding sequence ATGAAGAAATCGATACCCCTGCACTTACGTCCTTTTACAGCCCAGCAGCATTACAATGCATACAGCCCCATTGATCATGCAGTTTGGAGATATGTGATGAGGCAAAATCATCATTTCCTTGAGGACATCGCCCATGAAGCATTCACTTCAGGCCTGAAGGCGTCCGGCATTTCCATTGACAGCATTCCAAGGGTAAGTGAAATGAACAATCATTTAGATAAAATCGGCTGGGGAGCTGTCATTGTCGACGGATTGATTCCCGGTACAGCTTTTTTTGATTTTCAAGCGCATGGCATCCTTCCAATTGCAACGGATATACGCCAGAAGACCAATATCGAATACACACCCGCTCCTGACATTCTCCATGAAGCGGCGGGGCATGCACCGATTTTATTTGATGAAACATACTCAGAGTTTGTTAAATTAATTGGAAATATCGGCGCCAACGCTTTTGCGACAAAAGAAGAACATGATGTGTTTGAAGCAACCAGGCATTTATCGATTGTCATGGAAAGTCCTGCTTCAACAGAAGTAGAAATTGTAGCAGCCAAACAGCGATTAAAGGAAAAGCAGCAGCTCGTGAAAGGACTTTCTGAAGCTGAGCAAATCTCCCGTATTTTCTGGTGGACAGTCGAATTTGGCCTGATTGGCGATCTGCAGCAGCCCAAAATCTTCGGTGCAGGACTGCTGTCATCTGTAGGGGAAAGCAAACATTGCCTGTCCGATCAGGTGATGAAGCGCAGGTTCACAATTGAAGACGCAATTAACACCAGCTATGACGTTACATCTATGCAGACTCAGCTATTTGTTTGCGAAAGTTTTGAACAATTGATAGAGGAAGTGACGAGATTCGGCGAGTCGATGGCCTTCAGGAAAGGCGGTACGAAGGCTATCGAAAAAGCGATCGCTTCAAGCCAGGTTGCACACATCGAACTCAATTCTGGAATTCAGATTACTGGTCTTTTCACTGATATCATGAAAGATGCAGAAGGTGAAGCCATCTATGTCAAAACGTCAGGTCCAAGTGCCCTTTCGATTCAAAATGAACAAATTAATCATCATGGTCCTGATATTCATAATGAAGGCTTTGGAGCTCCTATCGGAAAACTGGCTGGAGGCATTAAGCTGGAGAATCAAACTGAACAAAGCCTGAAGAAGCTCGGCATTGAGATGAATAAAATGATGCAAATCACCTTCGAAAGCGGAGTAGAAATTTCCGGCCATGTGACGAATCTATTATTTAATCATGATTCCCTTGTCTTAATATCACTTGAAGAATGTCTCGTCAAAAAGGGAGAAGAAATCTTGTTCCATCCCACTTGGGGCACATACGATTTAGCTGTGGGCAGCCAGATTGTTTCTGCACGGCCCATTGCAGCAGATTACGCTGCATACCACGGGGAATCTGTTATAAACGAAGAAAGCCCAAAAGAAGGAACAACCCTTACGCCTCTGGAAGAACTATATGCGGAAGTAAGGCAAATCCGGGAAACGAATTTCCCTCAGGATGTCCTTCTTCAGAGTGTTATCGGAAAAATTCTCGATGAGTTCCCGGAAGAATGGCTGCTTCAGCTGGAAGTTTTGGAACTGCTTGAAAAGCATGACAAAGAATCGCCTTTGAAAAAACTGCTCCTGGACCAGCTTGAAAAGTTAAGTAGGGAAGAACGCTATGTCCGGCTGATTCAAAACGGACTCGATGTCATCTTTGATCGGAGGCATGTCACAGTATGA
- a CDS encoding DUF1540 domain-containing protein encodes MAKDVLCEVNNCTYWEQGNKCGAEAIYVVSHKGKQASNSKETDCKTFEPEV; translated from the coding sequence ATGGCTAAAGATGTTCTTTGTGAAGTAAATAACTGCACTTATTGGGAACAGGGAAATAAGTGTGGTGCAGAAGCTATTTACGTTGTCAGCCATAAAGGCAAGCAGGCGTCCAATAGTAAAGAGACAGACTGTAAAACGTTTGAACCAGAAGTTTAA
- a CDS encoding 4a-hydroxytetrahydrobiopterin dehydratase: MTRLSEEEIARQLSTLPDWKRKDSKWIDRRYRFKEYLEGIAFVNKIADLAENENHHPFIAIQYKMVIVSLTSWSENGLTGLDFKIAQQIDDIYLADHY, from the coding sequence ATGACAAGATTAAGTGAAGAAGAAATAGCCCGGCAACTATCCACGCTGCCGGACTGGAAAAGAAAAGACAGCAAATGGATTGATCGCCGTTATCGCTTCAAAGAATATTTGGAAGGTATCGCATTCGTAAATAAAATAGCGGACCTTGCCGAAAACGAAAATCACCATCCTTTTATCGCCATTCAATATAAAATGGTGATCGTCTCCCTCACTTCCTGGAGTGAAAATGGGCTGACTGGACTGGATTTTAAGATAGCCCAGCAGATAGATGATATTTATCTTGCAGACCATTATTAG
- a CDS encoding EAL domain-containing protein, producing MFAYEMLARFYREDGSVIFPGEIFGAARKRGRLYVLDRLCRMTAVRFASFIDKKAFINFIPTSIYSPEFCLESTVQLANRLGVDPSQLVFEVVETDKVEDTDHLKRILAYYREKGFRYALDDVGAGFSTVELLSELQPHYMKLDMKYVQGVSKDPEKQKTAEAFLQQALKLRSVPLAEGIETREDFVWLRGRGYQLFQGYLFGKPAPIAEKDKISVK from the coding sequence ATGTTTGCTTATGAAATGCTGGCGAGATTTTACCGGGAAGATGGATCGGTCATTTTTCCGGGAGAAATCTTTGGTGCAGCCAGAAAGCGAGGCAGGCTGTATGTCCTGGACCGCTTGTGCCGGATGACGGCGGTCAGGTTTGCTTCGTTTATTGACAAAAAGGCATTCATAAACTTTATCCCGACAAGCATTTACTCGCCGGAGTTCTGCCTGGAATCAACCGTCCAGCTTGCGAACCGATTAGGGGTGGATCCGAGTCAGCTCGTATTTGAGGTAGTGGAAACCGATAAAGTGGAGGATACGGATCATTTGAAAAGGATCCTCGCTTATTATAGGGAAAAAGGATTCCGCTATGCACTGGATGATGTGGGGGCTGGATTCAGCACGGTGGAGTTATTGAGCGAGCTGCAGCCGCATTATATGAAGCTGGATATGAAATATGTCCAGGGCGTGTCAAAAGATCCAGAGAAACAGAAGACAGCGGAAGCTTTTTTGCAGCAGGCATTGAAACTGAGATCGGTTCCGCTTGCTGAAGGGATTGAAACCCGGGAAGACTTTGTGTGGCTCCGGGGCAGGGGATATCAGCTGTTTCAGGGATATCTGTTTGGAAAACCTGCTCCAATTGCAGAAAAAGATAAGATATCAGTAAAGTAA
- a CDS encoding YiaA/YiaB family inner membrane protein yields MQKYRRRNTPAFTFLAYFTLIAGVGLFLIGLYNADMELNEKGYYIAVMLLVAVGSILTQKVTRDNAEDAEIMAEQERRSAKIEQ; encoded by the coding sequence ATGCAAAAGTATAGAAGGAGAAATACGCCAGCTTTTACATTTTTAGCATACTTTACACTGATTGCCGGCGTCGGTTTGTTTCTGATCGGACTTTACAATGCTGATATGGAGCTTAATGAAAAAGGGTATTATATTGCGGTCATGCTCCTGGTGGCGGTTGGGTCCATTCTGACTCAGAAAGTAACACGGGACAATGCCGAAGATGCAGAAATCATGGCAGAGCAGGAGCGCAGATCAGCTAAAATTGAGCAATAA
- a CDS encoding putative quinol monooxygenase has product MIIIHAGFQVQTDKENDFLAEIHRLIDASRAEEGNISYDLLKDTEKEGSYTMVELWKGMDAVKFHNQTEHFTSFTAKAPQYFAAPPQVKVYDAQSVDKK; this is encoded by the coding sequence ATGATCATTATTCATGCTGGCTTCCAAGTACAAACTGATAAAGAAAATGATTTTCTTGCTGAAATCCATCGGCTTATTGATGCCTCTAGAGCAGAAGAAGGCAATATCTCTTATGACCTTTTAAAAGATACAGAAAAAGAGGGTTCCTATACGATGGTGGAATTATGGAAGGGTATGGACGCTGTGAAGTTCCACAATCAGACTGAACATTTTACATCATTTACAGCAAAGGCTCCTCAATATTTTGCTGCACCTCCTCAGGTGAAGGTGTATGATGCACAGTCTGTAGATAAAAAATAA
- a CDS encoding cupin domain-containing protein, whose protein sequence is MVKYLDYTSPSLNYFFDVNKSNLMKKDNRNLINILGIQQLNTLEDVSLLDIYLSKNNVIEPHYHQNAAELVYCISGAATVSLLNPFTKQIQNYYITPGQVANVPQGWWHYEVANTDSTHLLAIFNAPTPEVILGSDILKLTPSNIMAHTYCMDEKQWKKTVAPVQPSAFIGPTKNCSRNAYSTESNQQYQYTQQYPPQHMYYY, encoded by the coding sequence ATGGTTAAATATTTGGATTACACCTCTCCGTCTTTAAATTACTTTTTTGATGTGAACAAAAGCAATCTGATGAAAAAAGATAATCGAAATTTAATAAATATATTAGGCATTCAGCAATTAAACACGCTGGAAGATGTCTCCCTTCTGGACATCTATCTAAGCAAAAATAATGTGATAGAACCTCATTATCACCAAAACGCTGCTGAATTGGTTTATTGCATTTCGGGAGCCGCAACGGTTTCATTACTTAATCCATTTACAAAACAAATCCAGAATTATTACATTACTCCCGGGCAGGTAGCCAATGTCCCTCAGGGCTGGTGGCATTATGAGGTAGCAAATACCGACAGCACTCACCTGCTGGCCATCTTTAATGCTCCTACTCCGGAAGTCATCCTGGGATCTGACATTCTCAAATTAACTCCTTCAAATATAATGGCGCACACTTATTGTATGGATGAAAAGCAATGGAAAAAGACCGTAGCTCCTGTTCAGCCTTCAGCCTTTATCGGCCCGACGAAAAACTGCAGCAGAAATGCTTATAGCACGGAATCAAACCAGCAATATCAATACACACAGCAATATCCCCCTCAACACATGTATTATTATTGA
- a CDS encoding PLP-dependent cysteine synthase family protein — MNYHSCVKELIGHTPLVKIKHYAIPQGVNVFAKLEYFNPGGSVKDRLGQKLIQTAIGDGLLSEDGAVIEPTAGNTGIGLALAAIGTKIKVICVVPQKFSIEKQELMKALGAEVINTPTEEGMEGAIKKAEELLKKIPNSYSPQQFSNENNPLTYYETLGPEVFEELDGKIDIFAAGAGTGGTFMGCARYLKEKNPKIKTVIVEPEGSILNGGKAGPHRTEGIGMEFLPPYMEIGLFDAIHTISDKDAFKRVKELALLQGYLVGSSSGAAFEAVLREAENAPPGTNILTIFPDSSERYLSKSIYEEDEQ, encoded by the coding sequence ATGAATTATCACAGCTGTGTGAAAGAACTGATTGGGCATACCCCTCTTGTGAAAATCAAACACTATGCTATTCCGCAAGGAGTAAATGTTTTCGCAAAGCTTGAATATTTTAACCCGGGAGGCAGTGTAAAGGACCGGTTAGGACAGAAGCTGATTCAGACTGCGATTGGGGATGGGCTTCTCTCGGAAGATGGTGCTGTAATTGAACCGACTGCAGGGAATACAGGGATCGGCTTAGCGCTGGCTGCAATTGGAACGAAGATCAAAGTCATCTGTGTCGTACCTCAAAAATTCAGCATTGAAAAGCAGGAACTAATGAAGGCGTTAGGGGCAGAAGTGATTAATACGCCAACTGAAGAAGGCATGGAAGGTGCTATTAAGAAGGCAGAGGAACTGCTGAAGAAGATTCCTAATTCCTATAGTCCTCAGCAATTCAGCAATGAGAATAACCCGCTAACGTATTATGAAACATTGGGACCTGAGGTTTTCGAAGAGTTAGATGGGAAGATTGATATTTTTGCAGCTGGAGCAGGGACTGGCGGTACGTTCATGGGCTGCGCCAGATATCTTAAAGAAAAGAATCCAAAGATAAAAACAGTTATCGTCGAACCTGAAGGCTCCATTTTAAATGGCGGAAAGGCAGGGCCGCATCGAACCGAGGGAATCGGGATGGAGTTTTTGCCACCGTATATGGAAATAGGCTTATTTGACGCCATTCATACGATTTCAGATAAAGATGCATTCAAACGAGTGAAGGAGCTGGCATTGCTGCAAGGATACTTAGTTGGAAGTTCGTCGGGAGCTGCTTTCGAAGCAGTACTGAGAGAAGCTGAAAATGCTCCGCCTGGCACGAATATTCTCACCATTTTTCCTGACAGCAGTGAGCGGTATTTAAGTAAATCTATTTATGAGGAGGATGAACAATGA
- a CDS encoding GNAT family N-acetyltransferase gives MDIKTKRLTVRKFESEDWQAVYEYTSNPEVMKYIPGGIFTEEAAKEFIRMNTEKAEHFPVLLKNEEVLIGHVAFHKYFGDHTYEIGWVFNPKFYNKGYASEAAYAVLKYGFEELGLHRIIATCQPENPPSYRVMEKIGMRREGFFKKCIPHGDEWWDEYYYAILKEEWNIDN, from the coding sequence ATGGACATTAAAACAAAGAGATTAACCGTAAGAAAGTTCGAGTCAGAAGACTGGCAGGCAGTTTATGAGTACACATCAAATCCAGAAGTAATGAAATACATTCCAGGTGGTATTTTTACAGAAGAAGCTGCTAAAGAGTTTATCCGCATGAATACCGAAAAAGCAGAGCATTTTCCCGTTCTTTTAAAAAATGAAGAGGTACTGATTGGCCATGTCGCTTTTCATAAGTATTTTGGCGATCATACATATGAAATTGGCTGGGTGTTTAATCCGAAGTTTTATAATAAAGGCTACGCATCAGAAGCAGCATATGCAGTGTTGAAATATGGCTTTGAAGAACTTGGGCTTCACCGGATTATTGCAACCTGCCAGCCCGAGAATCCGCCTTCTTACCGGGTGATGGAGAAAATCGGCATGAGGCGGGAAGGCTTTTTCAAAAAGTGCATTCCTCATGGCGATGAGTGGTGGGATGAATATTATTATGCGATTTTGAAAGAAGAGTGGAACATAGATAACTAA
- a CDS encoding nitroreductase family protein, whose protein sequence is MNKTVINDFKEIITGRRSIRNYDPTVKISREEMAEILEEASLAPSSVNLQPWRFVVIDSKEGKETLAPLAKFNQRQVETSAAVIAVFVDMKSEAFIEKIYDTAVEKGYMPADVRDKQVPSIKGLVENMTFEQKKDMNLIDAGLVSMQLMLAARAHGYDTNPIGGYEKDRIAEAFHLDRERYYPVMLISIGKAADQGYKSVRLPVEDITEWK, encoded by the coding sequence ATGAATAAAACAGTTATCAACGACTTTAAGGAAATCATCACAGGACGCCGTTCCATCCGTAATTATGACCCAACAGTCAAAATCAGCAGAGAAGAAATGGCTGAAATCCTGGAAGAAGCGTCTTTAGCTCCTTCATCCGTTAACCTGCAGCCATGGCGCTTTGTTGTCATTGATTCAAAAGAAGGCAAAGAAACACTGGCACCGCTCGCAAAATTCAATCAAAGGCAAGTGGAGACTTCAGCAGCTGTCATTGCCGTCTTTGTTGATATGAAGAGTGAAGCATTCATTGAAAAAATTTATGATACAGCCGTTGAAAAAGGATACATGCCTGCTGATGTAAGAGACAAGCAGGTGCCATCCATCAAAGGTTTAGTGGAAAACATGACATTCGAGCAAAAGAAAGATATGAACCTGATCGATGCTGGTCTCGTATCCATGCAGCTAATGCTTGCAGCACGTGCCCATGGCTATGATACAAATCCAATTGGAGGCTATGAAAAAGACCGCATCGCTGAAGCATTCCATCTGGACAGGGAACGCTACTACCCTGTCATGCTTATCTCAATCGGCAAAGCCGCTGATCAGGGCTATAAATCTGTCCGCCTGCCTGTTGAAGATATCACGGAGTGGAAATAA
- a CDS encoding MarR family winged helix-turn-helix transcriptional regulator produces MFKCSKKEEIIAARLFELSKQTMPKFERCTGISQSRLEILRELFEAEEITQRELQKKVNIDHAAVTRHLKQLEEKRMVIRRKSPEDNRYTYVSLTEEGKTKIAAYCEEKHRFISSILNGFSELERSTLLDMLTRIQENVDKL; encoded by the coding sequence GTGTTCAAATGTTCAAAGAAAGAAGAAATAATTGCCGCCCGGCTGTTTGAGCTCAGTAAGCAGACAATGCCGAAGTTTGAACGCTGTACAGGCATCAGCCAGTCACGGCTTGAGATTCTTCGGGAGCTTTTTGAAGCGGAAGAAATTACGCAGCGGGAGCTTCAGAAAAAAGTGAATATTGATCATGCTGCTGTCACAAGACACCTTAAGCAGCTTGAAGAAAAACGCATGGTAATCCGCAGGAAAAGTCCTGAAGATAATCGCTATACCTATGTCAGCCTGACAGAAGAAGGAAAAACAAAAATTGCTGCTTACTGTGAAGAAAAACACCGGTTTATTTCCAGCATCCTGAACGGTTTTTCGGAACTTGAGCGAAGCACGCTATTAGATATGCTCACACGCATTCAAGAGAATGTAGATAAATTGTGA
- a CDS encoding GNAT family N-acetyltransferase: MNTAKVRIEEVTADNWYDCCLLELSEVQKAYMEPNAVSITQSKFETALRPYVIYLEDKAVGFLMFNTCIEELDAYWIYRIMVDKAHQGKGIGQKAMDLMIAEMAKLPNAKKIAVGYHPENLGAHKLYASLGFADHGHRFGKEMAVVKDLG; this comes from the coding sequence ATGAATACTGCCAAAGTGAGAATTGAAGAAGTAACAGCAGACAATTGGTATGATTGCTGCCTGTTGGAGCTTTCAGAGGTACAAAAAGCCTATATGGAGCCGAATGCTGTTTCCATTACGCAATCTAAATTTGAAACAGCGCTGAGACCGTATGTGATTTACTTGGAAGATAAAGCTGTCGGCTTCTTAATGTTTAATACATGTATAGAAGAATTGGATGCTTACTGGATTTATCGAATTATGGTTGACAAGGCGCACCAAGGCAAGGGAATAGGCCAAAAAGCGATGGATCTGATGATTGCGGAGATGGCGAAACTGCCGAATGCGAAAAAAATTGCAGTAGGCTACCATCCTGAGAATCTTGGGGCACACAAGCTTTATGCAAGTTTGGGATTTGCAGATCATGGCCACCGTTTTGGGAAGGAAATGGCGGTTGTGAAAGATTTAGGCTAG